Genomic segment of Pleurocapsa minor HA4230-MV1:
TTAAACTTGAAAAACTTATATTTATTCTCCAACAAAGCCGATTCAATTGGCAGAGGCTAAAATAGCGAAATCTTTACTCTATTTTAAATATTTTAAAATCTATGAAACCGCAACTATTTGCTGTAATTGTTCTGTTAACTACTATTGCTATGCCTGCTCAGGCGGAAAATTTGAGTGATTTAAACCAACTTTTAGGTAGTAAAAAATGTTCTCAATGCGATTTGAGTAATGCTGGATTAGTACAGGCAGATTTAATGGGTTCAGATTTAGCTGGAGCTAATTTGGCAGAAGCTAACTTGAGCCAGGCTAATCTTAAGGGTGCAAATCTTCAAGGAGTGGATCTTTCAGGAGCATCATTGTATGGTGCTAATCTAACGGGTGCTAATTTAGCGGGTGCTAATTTAACAGGTACAGATTTAAGAAATGCCTATGTAGATCGTGCTAACTTAGCGGGGGTAGATCTTGATTCAGCTCATGTAGATGGGATCAAAGGTTTGGCTGCCACGGCTGCTTCTGCCGAGCAGTTCCATCGTTGGGGTGTTCGAGAAGCTGAAAGTGGCAACTATCAAGGTGCGATCGCTAATTATCAAAAAGCGATTAAACTAGATCCTGAATTAGCTCCAGCTTACTTAGGTTTAGCAATCATTCAATATAATTTTGATTATCGAGCAGCAGCCCAGAAAAACACTCAAACAGCGATCGCTCTGTTTAAAAAACAAAAACATGAATTAGGTTTGCAAACCGCGAGTAATTTCCAGCAAAATATGAATCTAGTTCAAGAAGCTGAGAATAATGTAGCTAAAAAGGAAGGAGGACATGGACAAATAGGCAAGTTCATGGGTAGTGTTGGTTCTTTGCTGTTGCAGTTTTTACTATAAATTTAATTAAATAGACTGCGCTGTTGATTAGCTAGCTTTTAGCTCTTAGCTCTTAGCTTTTAGCTTTTAGCTCTTAGCTCTTAGCTTTTAGCTTTTAGCTTTTAGCTCTTGAAAGTTCAACTCATATATTCTACTGAACTAAAAAGCGCAGTAAGATTTAGATCATTTTACGGTAGGTAGATTAGGATCGCTGTAAGCAGGATTGGTAATAAAATCTTCATCGGTGAGACTTTGTAAAAAGGCAATTAAATCAGCAGTTTCGGCTGGGGTAATGGTAAACCCTTTAATAAAACCACTTTTATAGGGACTTGTGCTACCAACTCCAGCCCATTCTCCTTGAGTAATTGTCCTACCACCTGCTTGATAATGAGCGATCGCCTCTGATAAAGTCGCCACGCTACCATCATGCATATAGGGTGCTGTCAGGGCAATATTCCTTAAGCTAGGGGCTTTAAACCGTCCCATATCTTTGGGTTCTTGAGTAATTTCTTTGATACCGATGTTCTGCGGTGGATAACTACCATTACCGTCAATATTGTATAAACCCGTGTTGTGAAATGCTATTTGGGTAAATGCCATATTTTCGTGTTTGGCTGAATCACTGAAATTAATCCCACTATGACAGTGAAAACATTCTGTCCGTTCGCTATTAAAGAGCCTTTCTCCCCGTTTGGCAGCAGCAGAGATGGCGTTTGTTTCCCCTTGATAACGATAGCGATCGTAAGGAGAACGAAAGGATACGAGACTTCTCTGAAAACTAGCGATCGCTTTAGTCAAGTTATCTACATTGACTGGTTGCTCATCAGTAAAAGCCTGGTTAAACATTTGGCGATAGTTGGGATCATTTTGCAGCCACTGAATCATCTGCTGTTCTTGACCCACCATGCCCATTTCAATTGGATGTTCTCCAAAGATGGGAATTAATGCCTGATTTTCTAAGCTAGTGATTAAGGGATTTGCCCAAGTCAACACAGAGTTATAGGCGACATTGCCTAATCCCATAGAGTTGCGAGTATGAGATTCGTTAGTCGAACCTAGGGCTACCTGCTTACCATCAGTAAAAGCTAGAGACTGCTTATGACATGATGCACAGGAATACTTTCCCGTAATTGATAAACGAGGTTCGTAAAATAGATGTCTACCTAATTCGACTTTTTCAGCAGTCATCGGATTATTTTCGGGGACTACTGGTTTTGGTGTCCATTCTGGTAAATTCCAGTTATATTCGCTTGAAGCTGAAGCAGTTAAATGTCCATCCGTCGCCATCGCCTTGCTTAAACCTATTGACAAACAGATAGACAAGACAAAAGCTAGTAACAAGTGGAGAATGCGATCGCCCATATATAGCCGTACAAAGTTAGATGAGAACATTGATCGTAATCGGCTCGGAAATAGGAAATAGGAAGTAGGAAATAGGAAATAGGAAATAGGAAATAGGAAGTAGTATTTCAACAATGTCCTAACGTTTTTACGTATGGCTATAACAGTACTGAATAACTACGAACTAGTAAAATCTACAACACCTTACTTTAAATTTTCCACCAACCATCTATTCTACAAAAAAGAAATATTGCGCTGACTCTCCTGTATTACTGGAAGATAAATTTAGATTTTGCATAATTGGCATACAATCGCTATCTTCAGGAGAAGACATACAGCCATTAGGAGTATTGGCTTGATTGCTCGTTAAGTTGCTTTGAGCTAATAATTCACCTAAGTCAGCAATCACCACATTATCTTCTGGATTGAAATCTTCTAAGACAACCTGAGTACGATTGGGGTTAGCACAGGTAAACAAATTGCTTTGAGCTGAATCAGAACAGCCTGTACTACCCAGGTGAATTAAGTAGGCATTACTATTAATAGCTTCTGAGCTATGAGCAGAGCTATGTTCACCGTGGCTACTCTGATGGGTGGATTGAGTAGTACTATGAGCTTGACTGTGGGTACTCTGTCCATGTGGGAAAATACCTGCTTTACTACTATTTTGGTGGGTACTCTGTTCATTTACCTGAAGATTGCTTTGTCCACTTTGACTGTGACTAGTATTAGCCATGGCATTTTCTGTGGTTAAATCTACGCGCAAGAATTTATAGCCACCCTGCCAATTCCACCACATCGAAGTGAGATTCAAAGGAGACGGCGCGATCGCTGCATCGTCATGGTTTAAATTTTGTGGCACTCCCAAGGTAAACTGAAGACTTTGATAATCCCCTTGAGGTACTGTCCCTACGACAGTGGTGTTTATTTCTGCTGTACCATTATCACAAGCACTCTTTCCGTCTTCAAAATCTAACAAAGCCGTATTTTGATATTGCCATTTACCATCTTGTTGCAGTTTTAAAGGAACAGCATTCCCCTCTCGATCGATTAAAGCAACGTTAGATACATAAAAACGGAAATCTGTAGGGGTGATAGTTGATTTTTCTGTACCCACTCCTTGATAGCTTTTACCACAGACAAATTCCTCTTCTCCCACATAAGCAGCAAAGTTAATCGCGATCTCTTTGGTATCCGCTTGAGCGTGAGTAGCATTATAAGCACCAAAGGCGATCGCTGTGGCGAGTAAGCAAGTTTTTTGATTAAATGCAAATAACATTAATGAACAGAATAAATATTTAGTAATTTAGTAGTTTTTTAAGCTAAGGCGCTTATAGACAGTCTTTAATTCTAGGTAAAAAACATTACCATTGTCCAAAGACAGGCTGTAGAACTTAGTTTTTTAACAGCGATCGCCTATTGCTCAAACTCTGCTACCATTTAATCTGCCAATATCCTTTAGAGGATTGTTCTAACTCTGATTCGGTGAGCCATTCCACTGCTTGATAAGTACCAAATAAGCGATCCCACCAATCTACCCCCAAGCCAAAGTTATGTTCCCATTGATTGTATTTATGATGAACATAATGAACTGGCATCTTCATCCAAACGCATTTAGTCGGATTCTCATGTTGTAACTGATGAGCATAAGCTGAAAAAGCAGCGTACACAACACTTCCAACCACACAGCTGATGCCAACGGGAAGAGAAATAAAGAAAGCCAACATACTTAAAGGAACTACCATTGCATAATCTCTAAACTCCTGTAGCACGCCGTTAGCCGTATTTTCTCGATGGTGTTCGTAGTGAGGCACAATATCTCGTCCAAAGTGCGGGAAGATATGCATCATGCGATGCAGCCAATATTCAACAAAACTGGCGAAAATAAACGCCAACACAAACGCAATAATCAAGATCATAATACCAATTCTTTATAACAATGCACTAAATTAAATTTAACCCCTTTGCGTCTTTGCCCCAACAGCGCGATTATTCAAGGCGAAATGAATTCGCCGAATCTCGCGCTCAAACTAAGCGGGATAAACGTCTTGGCGCGAGATTTAAACTTAAAATATTAAGTGCAACCTCCCTGCAAATCAATTCAGGGAAATACTTACAGCATCAATAAACAGATTTTTTCTTTATATTTTCTTTATATTTGCATTAGAATGGTAGCGATATAGAGAAAAAAATATATGTTCACCAAACCTCAACTGGCGATCGCATTATACAAAAAAGAAAGCAGCAAAGTTCTAAATCAACCAAGAGTAAATCTATCTTTTGGGCTAGAAGAGATTATCCAAATCCGAGAATTAGATAAAAGACATACCCACGCCAACCCTAGAAAAGGTAGGTGTACGATGGAAGGCTGTAACAATCAGGCGACTCATTGGCTAACTCGCAACAATTCAGATTACTGTCAATCAGACATGGTGTGCCATAAAGACGCAACCATTTGGATGCAGGTAAAAGAGTTGATATCTGAATCATTTCTAAGCACAAATTAACTACAGATGATTAGCTTGGTAACTTTCATCTGCCGTCTTTTACTCATCTTGTTCTAATTCGCATTAATCGTGTTAAAACTCGCCGTAAATAGGAAAAATTATGACGAGTTATCAAGTTATGACCTTGAATTTCAGTGCGACTAGGCTGAAGCTGCCATAATTTCTACTAATTCTTTTAAACTGCCTATAGCAGCCTCCAAAAATTCGTCTCTTGTTTTTTCATAAGATTCCAGTAAAATTTCAACTCTGTTCCAATCTTGCTCAGTTTTACTACTTTTAAGGTTAATATCCCAAAGAATATTAATTAATTCCCTAGCTCGTATCACCTGCTCTAAATTATCAATAGCATCAATAATTAAATCGCAGAATAGTTCATTGTCATCACAGTTTGTCACAGTATTTTGCCTCCACACTGGTTAATTTAGAATAATAAAAAACTTTAAAGAGCTATTTGATTGATTAGCCAAAATAATTATTGTCTAAAATTTGTTCTAGCTCAATTGACATATTTCTCGGTATGTAAAACTCTATTTGACATAAGCTGACAGCATCTTGATAGAGTTTTGGATATACTTGTTCCAGATATTTTCTGAGGCAAGGACTGCATTGAATTAATTTTTTGATATCATTGCGAGAATTAGATACCATAGTCTGCCAATACTTATAATTGCGACCTTGTTCTAATTCCCAGTACTGTAATCTAAAGATATTCTCAAGCAATCTTTTTAAATAACTTTCTAGCGATTGCTTTTCTTGTTGACCAATATCATCAATATCAATTTCACTCAGGAGAATTAATAAATGATCCAAGTTCATAAGATTGTCTCGTTTGACTTTGCAAATTTTACTTCTCTAACCTAATCAATAGAAATTGCTCAAAAACTATAGTGAGTTAAGCTTGAGCCTTGTAATCGTAAAGCGATCGGATCAGGAGTACTGTAGGAAGCAATTTGTTCCCTACAGTCAACCTCATCGCTCAAAGAATACCAACTGTTAAGCTTTGCCAATCGCCACACAACTAGACAAAAAAACCTGGTTCATCTCGACGTTATAAATCGATACATCCTTCATCCCAATTCTCTTAGCTATCCCGCTCAAATATCCCTTGCGGTAGTCTGAGTTGAACCATTGGTAAGCGATCGGTTCAAAGTTATTTTCCCCATCTGATTCACCATCAGAAAAATTGCTGGTAAAGTCATAATCAAATTCTTGTCCAATTTCTTTCGCGTCAGCAATTGAGATATTAAGCATGTCTATTAATGAATCCATAATAATTAGTCTCTATATCAGAGAGCGAGTAGGTAATAAGGTAGATATTGCGATTTGTTCTTCAATCAACGTATTCCGTGTTCGGCGATCGCTTTAATAAAAGTTTTCTAGCTATAAATACTTAGCGATCGCCTGCTTCTATGCGAGTTTTTTTCTCTAGCTTCATAAATCCTTTATCTAAACTTCATAAGAACTTTATAACCGCAAAAACTGCAAATGCCCAGTAAAAATACGTAAATTTTTGCTTTTTAGTGAAAAAATCTTTAAGCAAAACGTCTGTATAATCACGTACATAAGGTTTTCGCGGTTTGAAAAGAAATAAAAATTAATAGCAAAAAAAACCGCATTTAGTTTTAAATTCGTAATTACTTAGATCGCTGTGGAGAAAATTGAAGAATTAAAAACCTAGAGCAATAATTTTCTTCCTACTTCCTACTTCCTACTTCCTACTTCCTATTTCCTATTTCCTCTAAAGCCTCGATTGTCTGTTGAATTTGAGCCTCAGTATGAAGACAGGTGATAAAAAAGCGTAACCGAGCAGCATCGTAAGGTACAGAGGGATATACCATCGGGTTAACGTTGATTCCTGCTTGATTTAAGAGTTGCGACAAACGTACTGCTTTATGGGGTTCGCCGACGATAATTGGAATTACGGGAGAGTCTTTACTGTAGCCTGTATTAAAGCCTTTGCTTTTTGCTAAATTGAGGCAAAATTTGGCTCTACTTTGAAGTTTAATCGCTCTTTCTGGTTCAGACTTGAGTAATTTAATCGCTGCTAAGGCGGCTGCGGTATTGGCAGGAGACATGCCCACGCTAAAGACAAAACCAGGGGAGGTATATTTAAGATATTCGATCAGTTCACTGCTTCCCGCAATATAGCCACCACAGCTTGCAAAGGATTTACTTAAAGTTCCCATCCACAAATCAACATCCGTTGCTAGCAGATGATAGTGTTCTCTAATTCCCCCGCCAGATAAACCCAGTACGCCGATTGAATGAGCTTCATCAACTAGGAGGAAGGTTTGATAATGCTGTTTTAAAGCAACTATTTCGGATAAGGGAGCAAGATCGCCATCAGTGCTATAAATACCCTCGATCGCAATTAATACCTTCTGATATTTTGTTCTTTCTCGGTTTAAGATTTCTGCTAAAGCCTGAGTGTCATTGTGAGGGAAATCAACGATCGTTGCTCCAGCTAGATTACAGCCTTCTTTAATACTGTTGTGACACAGAGTATCACAGATGATTAGATCCTGTTTGCCGAAGAGATGACCAATAGTGCTAACGTTGGTAGCATGACCACCTACATAAACGATAGCTGCCTCTGTGCCAATCAAATCAGCTATTTCCTGTTCTAATTCCAGATGGATCGGACGTTCTCCAGATAATACTCGACTGGCGGATACTGAAGTTCCATATTCGGCGATCGCTTGTTGGGTGGCAGCGATTACTGTGGGATCTCCCGACATACCGAGATAATTGTAGCTGGAGTAGTTAATTAGTTGGCGTTCGTTAATTTGAATTGTGTCTTGAGCAATGCCTTGATGCAGACTAAAGAAAGGGTTACCCAGTTTTTCTACCCGCTGGAGATCTTGTTTAAGATTGAGATATTCTGGGGTTAGTTTGAATTGGCTGTATTCGGGTTTAATCTCGATTTGCTTGCGAGTTGTTGCTGTAGCAGAAGATTTGACGACAGTTTGGGGTTTCTTGACAGTAGGAATTTTAGTTGTCACCTGCTGCGGGGAGCGATCGATAGTTGTTAAAGTAGTTGCTAAAACATTTCCGTCTAATAATTCTTGAGCAATATATGCTGTTAGTAATTCGACGTTGGGATAGTCAAAAGCAGCCGTCAAGGAAATAGCATTACCAAAGCTAGCCTGGAGATTATTTTTAAACTCTACCGCCATCAGCGAGTCCATACCTAAATCGGCAAACTTTTCCTGTGGATCGACATCTTCAGGATCGGCAAAGCCTAACACCTTGGCTATTTGTTCGCGGAGGTGGGATTGTAAAACATGATGCTGTTGACTGGGGTTGGTTTGAGCTAACTGTTGCAGAAAAGATGAAGTAGCGGTTTTGATTTTAATTTTTGCTTGTGGCTGTACTCTGGCAAAGAAAGGATTAGCAGGCTGTTGATTTAAAAAAGTTGCCCAGTCTACGGGAAAGACAATGGTTTGGGTTGCCTGTTGCTGCAATAATTGTTTAAGTACTTTTAATCCTTGTGGTGGTGCGATCGCAATTAAACCCTGTTGGCTCAATCTTTGCTGTTGTTCGGGAGTTAAACGGCTTGCCATACCTACTTCATCCCAGATACTCCAGTTGATACTTAATCCTGGTAAACCTTGGTTACGGCGGTAACTCATGAGGTTATCCATAAAGGCGTTGGCGGTGGCGTAATTACTTTGTCCTACTGCACCAAAGGCGGAGACAACGGAAGAGAAGCAGACAAACCAGTCTAGGGTCAGTTTTTCGCTGGCTTGATGGAGATTCCAAGTGCCTGCAACTTTGGGCTGTAAAACTCGCTGGAAACGTGACCAGGATAGGGTTTTTAATAGACCGTCATCGACTATTCCTGCTGCGTGAATTATGCCTTTGATTTTAGTTTGAGTCGAATTAAAATTTTCAAACAGATTAGTTACGGCTTCACAATCGCTAAGATCGATCTGGATCAGATCTACAGTAATACCCTGTTGCTTTAGCTGCTCGATCTCTTGTTGTGCAGATCTTTTAGGCTGACTTCTACCTAAAAGGATTAAATGCTTTGCGCCTTCCTCTGCTAACCAATTTGCCACCTGTAACCCCAATGCACCCATACCGCCTGTGATTAGATAGCTGCCGTCGGTTTTAACTACCTGATTACTAGCAGGCAATGATATTACAACCTTGCCGATGTGTTTAGCTTGTGCCATATAGCGAAAGGCATCATCGGCTTGCTGGATGGGAAAAACCTGGTGGGGTAAAGGCTGTAGTTTACCGTCTACAAATTGCTGTCTTAGTTCAGCAAACATACGGTTAATTAAATCTGGATCTTGACGAGAAACCTCTAATAAATCGAAAGGAAAATAACTAATATCGGCTCGTTGTTCAGCCACCTGTGATTGATTCCAGATGCCTACCTTGCCAATTTCCACAAATCGACCATTAGACGCTAGAATCGCTAAATTCTGGGGAATAAAATCTCCGTTAAGACTATTGAGGATCAGATCTACTCCCTTACCACCCGTTAACTGCATTACTTCTTCAGCAAAATCCAGATTACGGGAATTCATCACATATTTAATCCCTGAAGCCTTAAGAAAGTCCCATTTACCCACAGAAGCCGTAGCGTAAACCTCTGCACCTATCTGTTGAGCGATTTGCACCGCAGCTTGTCCGACACCACCCGCAGCCGCGTGAATTAGAATCTTATCTCCAGGTTTAATTTTAGCTAGATGATGTAATCCGTAGTATGCCGTTAAAAAGGTGGTGGGGATGGTTGCAGCTTCGGTATAGGTGAGATTTTTGGGTTTAGCGATCGCAAATTGAGCCTTGACGATTACATGACTACTTAAACTACCCACTGCTTGAGCAGCAATTACTTCATCTCCTACCTGGAAATTAGTTACCCCTTTGCCGATTTCCACTACAGTACCGACACATTCTCCCCCAAAGGGTACTTCTGTGGAGTCAGTAAATCCCATTGCCTGGAGATATTCTTTTAGTACTCCCAAGGCGTTTAAAACATCCCGAAAGTTAACGCCACTAGCAGCTACTGCAATCTCAATTTCTCCCTGTTGAGGGGATTTGCGCTGCATGGGTACTAGAGTTAGATTATCTAATGTGCCATATGCCGACAGTTGCAAACGAAAAGGATTATTTAAAGTATTGTCTTGAGGAGTTAGTCTGGCGACATATCTTTGTTGATGATGATACGCTACTTGAGTTTCACCATCTGAGGCGAGTAATTCTGATAAGAGAGAGGGCATATTTTCTAGCTGTAAACTGTCAAAATCAAGCAAATTACAGTGCAACTGAGGATATTCTTGCCCAATTGTACGTCCTAAGCCCCAAACTCCTCCTGCTAAATTATTAACCGCTTTGAATTGAGTTTGCTCGGTAATGATCGTTAACTGCGTCAGATTAAGCCGTGCCTCTGTTACAGACTGCATTAAATAAAAAATTTCGGCAAAATTGCGATTGCTTAAGGGATCTTTCTGATTAGAAAAATAAGCAATTCTTAAATTATTACTAGGCTGATAATCAATAGCTTGCCATAAACTCTGCCAATCTTCTGGCTGATAAGGATTAATCGTATATAAGTTTGCTTCAACTTGGTTAAAGCGATCGCCAAAAATTACTGAAATACCAGCCAATTGCTGAGTTAAAGCTTGAGATAGTTCGTTATCTAAAGCAAAGATGAGCCAGTAGTCATTATCTACCGTTTTTGCTGATTCACTGTGGATTAAACTCTTATGTGACCAATTTATTTCATATAGCCAGTTCGTAGAATCATTTTCGGCTACGGTTGGGATCTTGAGCAGTTTTTGAAGCGATCGCCAGCTAAGATATTGGAGAGATAAGTTGTTAATTTCGGCGATTACTTGACCTAAATCATCTGTCAAAACTAGATCTGCTTGCAGAATTTGCTGATTGTCTCTAGGTTTAATGGTTACATGAGTCCAAACTCGATCAACATTAGCTTTAGCCAGACTGAGAGATTCAATGCCAACGGGTAAGTATACTCCTGAGTCGGATTCGACAATCCCAATTAGCTGTAAGCAGGCATCTAGTAAAGCAGGATGAATTTGATAGTCACTAGCTCGATCACTCAAATTATCTGGTAATTCAACATAACCTAAAACTTCTTGTTCCCCTTGCCAAATCTGTTTGATACCCTGGAAACTAACGCCGTAATTTAATCCTTGCTTACTTAATGACTGATAGTAATCAGCAATTTCTGCTTCTCGTAGCTGTAACTTCGATTGCAACTGGGGCAAGTTTAAGTTTTTAGTTAATTCTGCTGCTGGAATACTGACTGCTACTTCGCTATGAAGTATAAATACATCACTGTTTAACTCACAGCTAAAAATTTGTACCTGATAAGCTGAATCGGCGACAGAAGATAATACCGTCTGAAGCTGAGTAGATTTGTCATTCAAAATTAAAGGCTGATGAATGATAAATTCCGTTAGTTGTATGCTATCTGCATAAATATATTTCCCTGCTGCTAAAGCCATCTCTAAATATGCCGTCGCGGGAAAGACAATTTCACTTTCTAAACGATGATCTGCCAGATATTCAGGAGTATGAGCATTAATTTGTCCGATCCAGCGTATTTTTGACGTTCCCGCTAAAGTTAGAGGGTTGCCCAACAGGGGATGTAATTGCTGCTGATGAGCATCTTGTTTTGTCCAAAACTTAGCCCGATCCCACCAATAACGTTGACGTTGCCAAGGATAAGGAGGCAGCTTAATTCCCTGAACATTAACCTGATTGAATTTCCGCCAATTAATTACTATTCCCTGATGATATAACTGGGCGAGGCTATTGAAGATTACCTGTTCATCAGGTTGCTTATTAGATAAACTCGGTAGGAAAATCGGCGCATAATCTGCTGTGGCGGAAATAGTTGCACCAATACTACTAAGAATTGGCTTCGCGCCAATTTCGAGAAAAATATCGATTTTTTGCTGCAATAAAAACTCAAAGCCATCAGCAAAGTTAACTGGTTGAATAATATGCTCAATCCAGTAATCGGAAGTAGTAATTGATTCGTCCGCTAGCTGTGCCGTAACATTGGAAACTAAAGGAATTTGAGGCAGATGATAGGTAACAGATTCCGCTACTTTGCCAAAATCTCCCAGTATCGGCTTCATCAAAGGCGAATGAAAGGCGTGAGAAACTTCCAACAGAGTGCTACGAATATCCAGTTGAGCCAGCTTATTTTCAATTACAGCTAAAGTGTTAATATTTCCCGCAATCACGGTATTTTGCTGATGATTAATCGCAGCAATATTTACTTCTCGATCGTAGCTAGCAATTAATTCGGCAATTTTCGCCTGGCTACTAAACACAGCTAGCATCCCTCCTGATGAGGGTAATTGCTCCATTAGCCTGCCTCGATTAGCAACTAGCTTTAAACCATCCTCCAAACTAAAAACACCTGCAATACAGGCAGCAACATATTCCCCAATACTGTGTCCCGCCACATAATCGGGTTGAATACCCCAAGCTAGCCACAATTGCGCCAGGGCATATTCCACGGCAAAAATTGCAGGTTGAGTATATACAGTGCGGTTAATTGCTGGTTGAGGATCGCAACAAGACGTATCTGATAAAGAGAAAATTATCCCTAATAAAGGTCGATCTAAATACGATTCCAAAATAGCTGCACAACGGTCTATTGTCTGCTTAAAAATAAACTGAGTATGATAAAGCTGCTCACCCATACCCACATATTGCGAACCTTGTCCAGTAAACAGCCAACAAATTTGCTTAGTTTGATTACTAACAGTGCTAAATCTTAATCCCGTCATTTCTTGGTTAGTCACAAAAGCTGTCAACTGCTGCTGTAACTCCTCTGAGGATTTAGCAATACAGGTTAAACGCTGATTAAAATGACTTCGCCGTTGTTGAGTCGCAGCACAAATATCTGCCAAAGAGCGATCGCAATCTGGAATAAAACTAAGATAACTTTGCGCCAATTCCTGTAGAGCAGATTTACTTTTAGCCGATAAAGTCAAAAGATTTGCTCTCCCTATCTCCCTATCTCCCCCATCTCCCCGACGCGAAGCTATATGCGAAGCGGTATCCTTTAGGAGTCCTTTAGGGCATTTCCCCAACTCCCTATCCTCAACCCCTCCCATGACAATATGCGCATTCGTCCCCCCAAAGCCAAAGGAATTCACTCCCGCAATTAATGGCTTGTCGGATGACCAAGGAGTCAATTCTGTTACTACCTGTAACTTAAGATCGGCAAAAGCGATCGCGGGATTTGGTGTGTGAAAATTT
This window contains:
- a CDS encoding aminotransferase class I/II-fold pyridoxal phosphate-dependent enzyme, which encodes MQLEPIAIIGLGCRFPGAENPQAFWSMLRDGKTGIVEVPKSRWDVDAYYDADQSKPGKANTRWGGFLEDIDRFDPQFFGIAPKEAVTMDPQQRLLLEVAWSTLEDAGQIPENLKGSKTGVFIGIGTHDYSIMMWQQPVSEPYATTGTGNCIAANRISYSFDFKGPSLAVDTACSSSLVAVHLACQSIWTGESELALAGGVNMLLLPTIMVGFSKGGFMSSEGRCQSFDANADGYVRGEGAGLVLLKPLSQAEADGDDIYGVILSSAVNQDGLSNGLAAPNPQAQEAVLREAYQRVGLDPAQVDYVEAHGTGTKVGDPIEANALGAVLGQKRSPENKCLIGSVKTNIGHTETAAGIAGIIKVALALKHKQIPPSLNFHTPNPAIAFADLKLQVVTELTPWSSDKPLIAGVNSFGFGGTNAHIVMGGVEDRELGKCPKGLLKDTASHIASRRGDGGDREIGRANLLTLSAKSKSALQELAQSYLSFIPDCDRSLADICAATQQRRSHFNQRLTCIAKSSEELQQQLTAFVTNQEMTGLRFSTVSNQTKQICWLFTGQGSQYVGMGEQLYHTQFIFKQTIDRCAAILESYLDRPLLGIIFSLSDTSCCDPQPAINRTVYTQPAIFAVEYALAQLWLAWGIQPDYVAGHSIGEYVAACIAGVFSLEDGLKLVANRGRLMEQLPSSGGMLAVFSSQAKIAELIASYDREVNIAAINHQQNTVIAGNINTLAVIENKLAQLDIRSTLLEVSHAFHSPLMKPILGDFGKVAESVTYHLPQIPLVSNVTAQLADESITTSDYWIEHIIQPVNFADGFEFLLQQKIDIFLEIGAKPILSSIGATISATADYAPIFLPSLSNKQPDEQVIFNSLAQLYHQGIVINWRKFNQVNVQGIKLPPYPWQRQRYWWDRAKFWTKQDAHQQQLHPLLGNPLTLAGTSKIRWIGQINAHTPEYLADHRLESEIVFPATAYLEMALAAGKYIYADSIQLTEFIIHQPLILNDKSTQLQTVLSSVADSAYQVQIFSCELNSDVFILHSEVAVSIPAAELTKNLNLPQLQSKLQLREAEIADYYQSLSKQGLNYGVSFQGIKQIWQGEQEVLGYVELPDNLSDRASDYQIHPALLDACLQLIGIVESDSGVYLPVGIESLSLAKANVDRVWTHVTIKPRDNQQILQADLVLTDDLGQVIAEINNLSLQYLSWRSLQKLLKIPTVAENDSTNWLYEINWSHKSLIHSESAKTVDNDYWLIFALDNELSQALTQQLAGISVIFGDRFNQVEANLYTINPYQPEDWQSLWQAIDYQPSNNLRIAYFSNQKDPLSNRNFAEIFYLMQSVTEARLNLTQLTIITEQTQFKAVNNLAGGVWGLGRTIGQEYPQLHCNLLDFDSLQLENMPSLLSELLASDGETQVAYHHQQRYVARLTPQDNTLNNPFRLQLSAYGTLDNLTLVPMQRKSPQQGEIEIAVAASGVNFRDVLNALGVLKEYLQAMGFTDSTEVPFGGECVGTVVEIGKGVTNFQVGDEVIAAQAVGSLSSHVIVKAQFAIAKPKNLTYTEAATIPTTFLTAYYGLHHLAKIKPGDKILIHAAAGGVGQAAVQIAQQIGAEVYATASVGKWDFLKASGIKYVMNSRNLDFAEEVMQLTGGKGVDLILNSLNGDFIPQNLAILASNGRFVEIGKVGIWNQSQVAEQRADISYFPFDLLEVSRQDPDLINRMFAELRQQFVDGKLQPLPHQVFPIQQADDAFRYMAQAKHIGKVVISLPASNQVVKTDGSYLITGGMGALGLQVANWLAEEGAKHLILLGRSQPKRSAQQEIEQLKQQGITVDLIQIDLSDCEAVTNLFENFNSTQTKIKGIIHAAGIVDDGLLKTLSWSRFQRVLQPKVAGTWNLHQASEKLTLDWFVCFSSVVSAFGAVGQSNYATANAFMDNLMSYRRNQGLPGLSINWSIWDEVGMASRLTPEQQQRLSQQGLIAIAPPQGLKVLKQLLQQQATQTIVFPVDWATFLNQQPANPFFARVQPQAKIKIKTATSSFLQQLAQTNPSQQHHVLQSHLREQIAKVLGFADPEDVDPQEKFADLGMDSLMAVEFKNNLQASFGNAISLTAAFDYPNVELLTAYIAQELLDGNVLATTLTTIDRSPQQVTTKIPTVKKPQTVVKSSATATTRKQIEIKPEYSQFKLTPEYLNLKQDLQRVEKLGNPFFSLHQGIAQDTIQINERQLINYSSYNYLGMSGDPTVIAATQQAIAEYGTSVSASRVLSGERPIHLELEQEIADLIGTEAAIVYVGGHATNVSTIGHLFGKQDLIICDTLCHNSIKEGCNLAGATIVDFPHNDTQALAEILNRERTKYQKVLIAIEGIYSTDGDLAPLSEIVALKQHYQTFLLVDEAHSIGVLGLSGGGIREHYHLLATDVDLWMGTLSKSFASCGGYIAGSSELIEYLKYTSPGFVFSVGMSPANTAAALAAIKLLKSEPERAIKLQSRAKFCLNLAKSKGFNTGYSKDSPVIPIIVGEPHKAVRLSQLLNQAGINVNPMVYPSVPYDAARLRFFITCLHTEAQIQQTIEALEEIGNRK